Proteins co-encoded in one Arachis stenosperma cultivar V10309 chromosome 7, arast.V10309.gnm1.PFL2, whole genome shotgun sequence genomic window:
- the LOC130941512 gene encoding jasmonate-induced oxygenase 2-like, translated as MMNDSPQEWPEPIIRVQSLSESIKGSNSIPERYIKPISERPNSNNNMISDDDCINIPIIDLKGVYSEDPKIRALTLNKISEACKEWGFFQVVNHGVSHELMDMARETWREFFHMPMEEKQKYANSPKTYEGYGSRLGVEKGAILDWSDYYYLHFLPFNLKDFNKWPSHPPSCREVVDEYGRELVNLCGRLMKVLSKNLGLEEECLQNGFGGEDIGACLRVNFYPKCPRPELTLGLSSHSDPGGITFLLPDHNIPGLQVRRGHSWITVKPSPHAFIVNIGDQIQVLSNGIYKSVEHRVIVNSNEERVSLAFFYNPKSDIPIEPVKELVTKERPSLYKAMTYEKYRLFIRLKGPSGKSHLESLKSPPPSTK; from the exons atgatgaatgataGCCCACAGGAATGGCCAGAACCTATAATCAGGGTTCAGTCCTTGTCTGAAAGCATCAAAGGTTCAAACTCAATCCCTGAAAGGTATATCAAACCCATAAGTGAGCGTCCAAATTCCAATAATAATATGATTAGTGATGATGATTGCATCAACATACCAATCATTGACCTAAAGGGTGTGTATAGTGAGGACCCAAAAATAAGAGCCTTAACACTTAACAAGATTTCAGAGGCTTGTAAAGAGTGGGGGTTCTTCCAAGTGGTGAACCATGGTGTTAGCCATGAATTGATGGACATGGCAAGAGAAACATGGAGGGAGTTCTTCCACATGCCCATGGAGGAGAAGCAGAAATATGCAAACTCTCCAAAGACATATGAAGGTTATGGAAGCAGATTAGGGGTGGAGAAGGGTGCAATTCTTGATTGGAGTGATTATTattatcttcattttcttccattcaactTGAAGGACTTTAATAaatggccttctcaccctccttCTTGCag GGAAGTGGTAGATGAATATGGAAGAGAGTTGGTGAATCTATGTGGGAGGTTGATGAAGGTGCTATCAAAAAACCTTGGATTAGAAGAGGAGTGTCTTCAAAATGGTTTTGGTGGAGAAGACATAGGAGCATGTTTAAGGGTGAATTTCTATCCAAAGTGTCCAAGGCCAGAGTTGACTTTGGGTCTCTCATCACACTCAGACCCAGGTGGCATCACTTTCTTGCTCCCTGATCATAATATTCCAGGCCTTCAAGTTCGTAGAGGCCATTCTTGGATCACTGTCAAGCCTTCTCCTCATGCCTTCATTGTCAATATTGGAGACCAAATTCAG GTTCTAAGCAATGGTATTTACAAGAGTGTGGAGCACAGAGTAATTGTAAATTCAAATGAAGAGAGGGTTTCCTTAGCGTTCTTCTACAACCCTAAAAGTGACATACCCATTGAACCAGTGAAGGAATTGGTGACCAAAGAAAGACCTTCACTCTACAAGGCCATGACCTATGAAAAATACAGGCTCTTCATTAGATTGAAAGGACCTTCTGGAAAATCTCATCTTGAATCTTTAAAGTCTCCACCACCATCAACAAAATAA